TCTTGTTGGGATTTTTGTATTCAAAGAACCCGCTGATTTCTGGAGGATATTTTTCATCACCACCTTAATAAGCTCCATCATTGGATTAAAATTGGTATCAAGTCACTAATTCTTGTTACAAATCAACTACTTTAAAAAACACGCCAAATTGAACGTTCAAGACTACTTTGTATCGTACTTTTTAATTTCGAAAGTTTCACCATCAAAAACGCCATAGGTAAAATATACAATCCAATCTCCTAAGTTGACATACTCGGCATTTTCGCCAACAGAAACTTTCATCGGTAAATGGCGGTGACCAAAAATAAGGTAATTGTAATGCTTGGTTTCTAGTTTTCTTTTGGAATACAGAATAAGCCATTCTTTATCTTCGCCAAGAAAAGTCACATCTTCATCACCGGAAATCAGTTTGTTTTTGACCGATAAATATTGTGCCAATTTCACTCCAATATCCGGATGCAACCATCTGAAAAGCCATTTGAAAAACGGATTGGTAAACACTTTTTTCATGCGTTTGTACCCTAAATCGCCAGGTCCTTTTCCGTCTCCGTGGCCAATAAGGAATGTTTTGTCTCCAAAAGTGTATTCTTGATTGTCATGAAAAACTGGAATGTTCAATTCCTTCTGGAAATAATCGGCCATCCACAAATCGTGATTTCCCACAAAGAAATAGATAGGAATGCCACTATCACGAAGTTCTGCTAGTTTACCCAAAACACGGATGAAACCTTTTGGAACTACTGTTTTGTATTCGAACCAAAAATCAAATAAATCGCCTAATAAAAAAAGAGCTTCGGCATCACTTTTAATTTCGTCAAGCCACGCTACAAACTTTTGTTCTCTTGGATAACTCAAGTCAGGCGTAGGAGCTCCAAAATGTTGATCAGACGCAAAATATATTTTTTTGTTGTTGGGTAATTGCATGAAGTTACAAAATGGATTTTACATTATCACTGGCATACCATTCTGCAAAAGAGGATTCGGTCTCTTGTAATTTTAACGAAAACAGCGCAATACCTTCTGGAAGTCTATTACTGATGCGTTGCGCAAAATCAATAACCATGTTCTCACTTGTGGGTTGATAATCCACCAAAATTACGTGATGCCCGCGGTTGATAAGTTCGTTAGCCAAATCAATATGTGGTGTAGTACCGTTGAAAACTGTAGCGTGATCAAACTGATCTACAATTTCTTCTTTTACAATTTTCTTTAAATCCGTAAAGTCAATTACCATTCCGAATTTTACATTAGAACGGTCAGTAATTGGCGTACCAATTACCGTTACTGACAATTTATAACTATGTCCATGAACATTTTTACATTTGCCATCGTAGCCATACAAGGCATGACCGGTCTCGAAACTAAATTGTTTTGTAATTCTGATATTGCTCATCGGAGTTTAATTTTGAGGCAAATTTAGTGATTTTTTGACTTGTAGTAAAAGCTTTGTTCATCAAACCACTTGAATGCTAATAAAACCAAAAGTTTTAAAAAACCATACCGTAAAATGGCACGTTAAATCCGACTAAAATTTACAATAAATTAACATACCGATTGCGTTGTCAATATTATTAGTAATATATTTGGCCTTCAAATATTTAAAAGTAAATAATATGAGATTACGCGCTCTGTGATTAAAGAATGCATATCCTTATTTTAATTATTTGAATGAAACTAACTAACACTTATTTATTACTTTTTCTATGAAAAAAACTTTACTCAACAATGTTTTGTTTGTGTTACTCACCTTTTTGGGTTTGAGCCTGAGTTCATCACTTAACGCACAAACTACCTACACGTGGAACCAAACAGGTAGTGCCTCTTTTGGTCTTGCAGCAAACTGGTCCCCTAGCAGAGATATGCCAGCAGCAAATGATATTTTAGTTTTCAATAACGGTGCTACAACTACCGTAACTGATGTACCTACACAAACTATAGGAGGTCTTACAGTTGCGACAAATACTAATGTAACTTTAAACACATCAGCTACACCCGCAAAAATACTAACCATCAATAACGGTCTAAGCGGAGCAGATTTTTCTGTTGAAAGCGGTTCTCAACTTAACGTGGCCATTACAGGAGGTGCTTTCCCTTTGACTATTACTATTGGCACAGGAGCAACTGGAATCGTTGCCGGTTCTATGACATTTTCAAGCGCAACAGCAAATACTATAAACACCATAACTGCTGCTGATGCAAGTGGTTTAACTTTCACAAATGGTGCAACACTTACGCAAAGTACAAATAGTACAGGTAACATTTTTGGTAGTGGAACAAGCAACAGTGTTATATTTGCAAGTGGATCTACTTTTATTCAGGCCGCTGGTTCAAACCCTTTTCAAAAAACTCAACCTGCATCAGTAGTAGTTTTTCAAACAGGAAGTTTATTTAAATTAATTGCAAATCAAGCTCCTGCTTTTTCTGGAAGAACCTATGCAAACCTTGAAATTGCAGCAACTGGATTTAGTCAAAGTTCTACCGGAACAGGGGCTTTATCAATAGACAACCTTACAATAACCACAGGGGCTCTCAACATAAATCTTACCTCAGCAGTTTCAATAAAAGGAAATATTAATATAGCTACAGGGCAAACATTGACTTTTAGTCCTGCAACTGCAGCTGGATCTTTAACATTTAATGGTGCAACAGCGCAAACCATCAATAACACAGGAACACTTACTTTTACCGCAAATACAAATGCAATCATAGCAAATACAAACGGAGTTACTTTTAACCAATCTCAAACATTGTTAGGAAGTACTACTGTAAATGCTGGGGCTACATTAGCAACAAACGGAACACTTACACTTTCAGGCACACCTTCTATCAATGGGACACTACGATTAAATTCAACTGGATTACTTTCTGGTGCTACTCCTACTTATGGTGCTGCGTCAAGTCTAGTATACAATAGCGTTATTGGCGGTGCCAATGTAGGAAACGAATGGACTGGGAATGCAACTACAGCTGGGGCTGGGATTCCAAACAATGTGACTCTAAACAGCAGTAGCATCAACATCAACAGCAATAGAGGTCTTGCTGGTAATTTAACCATTGACTCTGGAAGTACAGTAACAGTTAAATCAGGAAATAATCTTTCTGTGGCAAATAATTTATTTAATAACGGTACAGAATCTTCATTCGTTCTCGAAAATAATGCAAACCTTATCCAAAATGGGACTACCAATACCAATACTGGCGCTATAACTATCAACCGAAACGGAGCTTCACTAATGCTTTTAGATTACAGTTTATGGTCTTCACCAGTAAGCGGTCAAAAATTAAAAGCTTTTTCTCCTAACACGCTAGACAATCGTTTTTATACTTACAATCCAACTACAAACATTTATGTACCAGTGGCTGCTCCAGCTACTACTGATTTTGCATCAGGAAATGGGTATTTAATTCGTGTTCCAAATGATCATCCTACCACTCCTACTAT
This portion of the Flavobacterium sp. CECT 9288 genome encodes:
- a CDS encoding UDP-2,3-diacylglucosamine diphosphatase, whose protein sequence is MQLPNNKKIYFASDQHFGAPTPDLSYPREQKFVAWLDEIKSDAEALFLLGDLFDFWFEYKTVVPKGFIRVLGKLAELRDSGIPIYFFVGNHDLWMADYFQKELNIPVFHDNQEYTFGDKTFLIGHGDGKGPGDLGYKRMKKVFTNPFFKWLFRWLHPDIGVKLAQYLSVKNKLISGDEDVTFLGEDKEWLILYSKRKLETKHYNYLIFGHRHLPMKVSVGENAEYVNLGDWIVYFTYGVFDGETFEIKKYDTK
- a CDS encoding 6-carboxytetrahydropterin synthase; protein product: MSNIRITKQFSFETGHALYGYDGKCKNVHGHSYKLSVTVIGTPITDRSNVKFGMVIDFTDLKKIVKEEIVDQFDHATVFNGTTPHIDLANELINRGHHVILVDYQPTSENMVIDFAQRISNRLPEGIALFSLKLQETESSFAEWYASDNVKSIL
- a CDS encoding T9SS sorting signal type C domain-containing protein — protein: MKKTLLNNVLFVLLTFLGLSLSSSLNAQTTYTWNQTGSASFGLAANWSPSRDMPAANDILVFNNGATTTVTDVPTQTIGGLTVATNTNVTLNTSATPAKILTINNGLSGADFSVESGSQLNVAITGGAFPLTITIGTGATGIVAGSMTFSSATANTINTITAADASGLTFTNGATLTQSTNSTGNIFGSGTSNSVIFASGSTFIQAAGSNPFQKTQPASVVVFQTGSLFKLIANQAPAFSGRTYANLEIAATGFSQSSTGTGALSIDNLTITTGALNINLTSAVSIKGNINIATGQTLTFSPATAAGSLTFNGATAQTINNTGTLTFTANTNAIIANTNGVTFNQSQTLLGSTTVNAGATLATNGTLTLSGTPSINGTLRLNSTGLLSGATPTYGAASSLVYNSVIGGANVGNEWTGNATTAGAGIPNNVTLNSSSININSNRGLAGNLTIDSGSTVTVKSGNNLSVANNLFNNGTESSFVLENNANLIQNGTTNTNTGAITINRNGASLMLLDYSLWSSPVSGQKLKAFSPNTLDNRFYTYNPTTNIYVPVAAPATTDFASGNGYLIRVPNDHPTTPTIWSGIFRGVPNNGNISVSGLTSGTFNAVGNPYPSTISADAFITANNLTEPLYFWRKTNAATGTAYATYTMAGAVGTPGNGGITPNGTIQVGQGFIVKTTSNSVAFANTMRTANTANQILRTATTDKNRIWLNLSKGTEPVNQMMVAYMDGATSEIDNTLDGRYINDNGTALTSSLKGEEFVIQAKGLPFDSSDIVPLSFKTELAGTFTIAIDKVDGLFLGNQEIVLKDLKAGTEQNLKTSSYTFTSEAGTFKNRFEIAFKNNQTLDINTPNFDENSVIVFNQNGTLNVSTGKNAIKNIRVFDIRGVLIAEQKEVNANTASIKNVTASKQAVLIQITSEDNKTVTKKAIF